A part of Camelus bactrianus isolate YW-2024 breed Bactrian camel chromosome 7, ASM4877302v1, whole genome shotgun sequence genomic DNA contains:
- the MTERF1 gene encoding transcription termination factor 1, mitochondrial isoform X1: MQSLLSLRQMSIPKSLGYLTVTAPRNLLCMRSNFLFGSRCWMIHFSAEILLKSVSFRLFGVKHGNAYSESLANEELLNNLLTMGVDVDMAKKRQPGVFNRKGTNEQGLKTFLLSKGASKEVIASIISRYPRAMTRTPESLSYRWNLWRRIMTSDLEIVNILERSPESFFRSSNNLNLENNIKFLYSVGLTRKCLGRLLTNAPRTFSNSLDLNKQMVQFLQEVCLSLGHNDPTDFVRKMILKNPFILIQSTKRVKANIEFLQSAFNLNNEELLVLIRGPGAKILDLSNDCTRRNYTNVKEKLFSLGCTAEEVQKFVLNYPGLIFLGEKKFSDKIDCLMEEKISISQIIENPRILDSSISTLKSRIKELVNAGYNLSTSNVSLLSWSQKRYNAKLKKLHNH; the protein is encoded by the exons ATGCAAAGCCTTCTTTCCTTAAGACAAATGAG CATTCCAAAAAGTTTGGGCTACCTGACCGTTACGGCACCAAGAAACCTCTTGTGTATGAGAAGTAACTTTCTCTTTGGTTCAAGATGTTGGATGATCCACTTTTCAGCAGAGATCCTCCTTAAATCAGTTTCATTTAGGCTTTTTGGTGTGAAGCATGGTAACGCATACAGTGAGTCTTTGGCAAATGAAGAACTGCTGAATAACTTACTTACTATGGGAGTCGATGTTGACATGGCAAAGAAACGGCAGCCTGGAGTTTTTAATAGGAAGGGTACCAATGAACAGGGCCTGAAGACATTTCTTCTGTCTAAAGGAGCTAGCAAAGAAGTGATTGCTAGCATCATATCAAGATACCCACGAGCCATGACACGCACACCTGAAAGTCTTTCATATCGGTGGAATCTGTGGAGAAGAATTATGACATCAGACCTTGAAATTGTAAATATTTTGGAGCGTTCCCCTGAATCCTTTTTTCGGTCCAGTAACAACCTAAACTTAGAGAATAATATAAAGTTCCTCTACTCGGTTGGATTGACCCGTAAATGCCTTGGTCGATTGTTGACCAATGCCCCGCGTACGTTCTCCAATAGTCTTGATCTGAATAAACAGATGGTTCAGTTTTTGCAAGAAGTCTGTTTATCTTTGGGTCACAATGATCCCACAGATTTTGTCAGGAAGATGATTTTGAAAAACCCTTTCATCTTAATTCAGAGCACCAAACGGGTAAAAGCTAACATTGAGTTTTTACAGTCAGCTTTCAACTTGAACAATGAGGAGCTGCTTGTTCTGATACGTGGTCCAGGAGCTAAGATCCTAGACCTTTCCAATGATTGTACCAGAAGAAACTACACAAATGTGAAAGAGAAGCTGTTTTCTCTGGGATGTACTGCAGAAGAGGTACAgaagtttgttttaaattatcCAGGTTTGATTTTCTTGGGAGAGAAGAAGTTTAGTGATAAAATAGACTGCCTCATGGAAGAAAAAATtagcatttcacaaataattgAAAATCCTCGAATTTTGGATTCCAGCATAAGTACTTTAAAAAGTCGAATCAAAGAATTGGTAAATGCTGGCTATAACTTGAGTACATCAAATGTCAGTCTTCTGTCTTGGAGTCAAAAAAGATATAATGCTAAATTGAAGAAGTTACATAATCACTAG
- the MTERF1 gene encoding transcription termination factor 1, mitochondrial isoform X2 — protein sequence MRSNFLFGSRCWMIHFSAEILLKSVSFRLFGVKHGNAYSESLANEELLNNLLTMGVDVDMAKKRQPGVFNRKGTNEQGLKTFLLSKGASKEVIASIISRYPRAMTRTPESLSYRWNLWRRIMTSDLEIVNILERSPESFFRSSNNLNLENNIKFLYSVGLTRKCLGRLLTNAPRTFSNSLDLNKQMVQFLQEVCLSLGHNDPTDFVRKMILKNPFILIQSTKRVKANIEFLQSAFNLNNEELLVLIRGPGAKILDLSNDCTRRNYTNVKEKLFSLGCTAEEVQKFVLNYPGLIFLGEKKFSDKIDCLMEEKISISQIIENPRILDSSISTLKSRIKELVNAGYNLSTSNVSLLSWSQKRYNAKLKKLHNH from the coding sequence ATGAGAAGTAACTTTCTCTTTGGTTCAAGATGTTGGATGATCCACTTTTCAGCAGAGATCCTCCTTAAATCAGTTTCATTTAGGCTTTTTGGTGTGAAGCATGGTAACGCATACAGTGAGTCTTTGGCAAATGAAGAACTGCTGAATAACTTACTTACTATGGGAGTCGATGTTGACATGGCAAAGAAACGGCAGCCTGGAGTTTTTAATAGGAAGGGTACCAATGAACAGGGCCTGAAGACATTTCTTCTGTCTAAAGGAGCTAGCAAAGAAGTGATTGCTAGCATCATATCAAGATACCCACGAGCCATGACACGCACACCTGAAAGTCTTTCATATCGGTGGAATCTGTGGAGAAGAATTATGACATCAGACCTTGAAATTGTAAATATTTTGGAGCGTTCCCCTGAATCCTTTTTTCGGTCCAGTAACAACCTAAACTTAGAGAATAATATAAAGTTCCTCTACTCGGTTGGATTGACCCGTAAATGCCTTGGTCGATTGTTGACCAATGCCCCGCGTACGTTCTCCAATAGTCTTGATCTGAATAAACAGATGGTTCAGTTTTTGCAAGAAGTCTGTTTATCTTTGGGTCACAATGATCCCACAGATTTTGTCAGGAAGATGATTTTGAAAAACCCTTTCATCTTAATTCAGAGCACCAAACGGGTAAAAGCTAACATTGAGTTTTTACAGTCAGCTTTCAACTTGAACAATGAGGAGCTGCTTGTTCTGATACGTGGTCCAGGAGCTAAGATCCTAGACCTTTCCAATGATTGTACCAGAAGAAACTACACAAATGTGAAAGAGAAGCTGTTTTCTCTGGGATGTACTGCAGAAGAGGTACAgaagtttgttttaaattatcCAGGTTTGATTTTCTTGGGAGAGAAGAAGTTTAGTGATAAAATAGACTGCCTCATGGAAGAAAAAATtagcatttcacaaataattgAAAATCCTCGAATTTTGGATTCCAGCATAAGTACTTTAAAAAGTCGAATCAAAGAATTGGTAAATGCTGGCTATAACTTGAGTACATCAAATGTCAGTCTTCTGTCTTGGAGTCAAAAAAGATATAATGCTAAATTGAAGAAGTTACATAATCACTAG